The genomic stretch AACGAAGCCTACGACCAATTGGCCCGTAGTGTTGATTACGGCGAAGATACGCTTCCTGCGTTGTTTGACGATGTTCTGGGGTCTTCGCCGGCACCGATCCACCGCCGTGCGGCGGTGACCACGCAACCTGACGGCAAGACCCACTGGTTCGACGCTTCGCAGCAGGACATCGACGGGGTGACTGTTGCACATGCCATCAACATAGACGCTGTCATTGACGCTGAAGTCGCCCAGCGCAATTTTGTACAGACACTTGCCAAAACCTTTGCGCAGCTGCCCATCGGTCTGGCGATTTTCGACCGCAAGGGGCAACTGGCCCTGTTCAATCCCGCACTTGTAGAACTGACACGTCTGCCCGCAGAGTTTCTAAGCGCGCAGCCCGACTTGCTGTCCTTTTTCGACCGCTTGCGCGAAAACAGAATGATGCCAGAACCCAAGAACTATCGCACTTGGCGACAGGACATTGCCGACCTGATCCGCGCGGCAGCAGATGGGCGTTACCACGAAATATGGACTTTGGAATCCGGTCAGACTTATCGCGTTAACGGTAAACCCCATCCCGACCACGCCGTCGCCTTTCTGATCGAAGACATCAGCGCCGAAGTCTCGGTGACCCGTAACTTCCGCGCCGAACTGGATATGAGCCAGTCGATGATGGACGCCCTGTCCGAGGGGCTGGCGCTGTTCTCTCCTGCGGGGGTTCTGACCCTGTGCAACCGATCCTATTCCGACATGTGGGGGTTTGATCCCGAGCACAGTTTTTCTGATATCACCATCGGAGATTCGGTGAAGGCGTGGCGGGATAAATGCCAGCCGAACGCGGCATGGGCTGCGATCAGTGATTTCGTCAGATCCTCAGGTCCGCGTTCTGAATGGAGCGTCGAAGTTCTGGCAACAGATGGGAAGAAAATCCTGTGCACTGTCACCCCGGTTGCCGGCGGCGCGACAATGATTCAATTCGACCTGCTACGGGGCGACGTTTCAAATCGCTCGAAACATCTGAAAATTGCCGTTTTAGGCCAGACCCGAAATGCCATTTAGCTTGCGGCTGCCGACGCGCACGGTAGGTTGCTGCCATGGCGGCAGACCACTTTGAAACCCTCTTTGCAAACTCCAACGAAACCGCCACATTCGCGGCGACGTTGGGCCTGCGCCTGTTGCCGGGCGACGTCATATTGTTGGACGGGCCGGTGGGTGCCGGAAAAACCCATCTGGCACGCGCCCTGATCCGCGCGATCCTGCTTGTGGACGAAGATGTGCCATCCCCCACATTTACGCTGGTTCAAACCTATGACACCCAAAACGGTACGCTTTGGCACAGCGATCTGTACCGTCTGACCTCGACCTTCGAAATCGAGGAGCTGGGCCTGATCGACGCCTTTGAGGATGCGATCTGTTTGATCGAATGGCCCGACCGTTTGGGCACGCTCGCCCCCAAAACAGCGTTGCATTTGACACTGGCGAATACAGCGGACACCAACGCACGCATATTGCACGCCCAGTGGAGCGATCCAAAGTGGCGTGACCGACTTGCAGGGCTAGACTCATGAGCGACCGCGCAACCCGAATGGCGCAGTTCATTGCCGATGCCGGATGGCAGGACGCCATCCGCACAACCGTCGCAGGGGACGCCTCAAACCGTCGCTATGACCGGCTAAGCCGACCGAATGGCGAGACCACAATCTTGATGGACGCCCCCCCCGACAAAGGCGAGGATGTACGCCCCTTCGTGCATATCGCAAACTTTCTACGCGCCCAAAACCTCAGCGCTCCGACCATTCTGGCGCGCGATGACACCCACGGGTTTCTGCTGCTGGAAGATCTGGGCGACGATCTGTTTGCCCGCGTGGTAAAACGCGATCCCGCGCTGGAATTGCCCCTGTATCAAGCTGCCACAGATGTGCTGATCGCGCTGCACAGCGCCATACCGCCCGCGCTGGGGGCTTATGATTCCGATACGATGACACCATTGGCCGCGCTGGCCTTTGACTGGTATCAAACGGGTGCAACGGGTGCCGTAGATGCACAGGAAAAGGCGCGGTTCAGCACGGCCTTTCGCGCAGCGCTTGCGCCACTGGACGCTGTGCCGCCCGTTCTGATCCAGCGCGACTATCACGCCGAAAACCTGCTTTGGCTGCCCGGCCGCGACGGCATCGCCCGCGTCGGACTGCTGGATTTTCAGGACGCAATGGCGGGGCACCCAGCCTATGATCTGGTGTCGGTCCTGCAAGACGCGCGGCGCGATGTTCCCGCTGAAATCGAAACACAGATGATCGCGCGCTATATCGCCGCCAGCCCGCAGGACGCGACCGAATTTGCCCGCGCCTATGCGCTGCTGGGCCTGCAACGCAACCTGCGTATTCTGGGCGTTTTTGCCCGCCTGTGCATCCGCGACGGCAAGGCGCATTACGTCGACCTGATCCCCCGCGTCTGGGGCCATATCCAGACCAACCTGAAACACCCCGACGTGGCCCCGCTGGCCGGTCTGCTAACCGGGCTGCCTGCACCCGACGCCACAACCCTGAACCGGATCAAAGCCCAATGCGCGACCCCGCAGTGATGATTTTTGCGGCGGGGTTCGGGACGCGGATGCGCCACCTGACCCAGGACCGCCCCAAGCCGATGGTGCCCGTGGCCGGCCGGCCACTGATCGACCATGCGCTGGACATGGTGCAGGCCATCACGCCCGACCGGATCGTTGCAAACCTGCATTATCTGCCTGAGATACTGGAGACCCATCTGGCCGGCACCGGCGTGCAGACCGTGACCGAGACGGGCGCTATTCTGGAAACCGGCGGCGGGTTGCGAAATGCGCTGCCGTTGCTGGGCGACGGGCCGGTGTTTACCGTAAACCCCGACGCGATATGGACCGGATCGAACCCGCTGCAAGCGCTGTGTGCGGCATGGGAGCCTGCGCGCATGGACGCGCTGTTGATGTGTGTGCCGGTGGCCCAAGCAGTCGGCTATAGCGGGCAGGGCGACTTTGCCATTGGTCCTGACGGGCGGTTGCAACGGGGGCAGGGCGCTGTCTATGGCGGGGTGCAGATTATCAAAACCGACATGCTGGCCGGGATCACGCAAGACAGTTTTTCACTGAACGTTCTGTGGGACATGATGCTGCGAGACAACCGTCTGTTCGGGATCACCCACACGGGCCGTTGGTGCGACGTGGGCCACCCCGAAGGGATCGCATTGGCCGAAGCCATGTTGGCCGCCGATGTTTGAGCCCACTGACACCCCGCGCCTGTTCGGCCTGCCACCCGGCGTGGATTTCCCCGCAGCGTTGATTGACGGGCTGCGCGACCGATTGCCCGAAACCGATCCTGCGGCCATCGCACGTGTCGATCTGATCGTGAACACCACGCGGATGCAGCGCCGCCTGCGCACGCTGTTTGATGCCGGTCCCGCCGGCCTTCTGCCACGCGTGCATCTGGTGACGGGGCTGGACGGGCTGCTGACCGGCCCCGTGCCACCGCCCGCCGTGCCTGCGCTGCGCAGGCGGCTGGAGCTGATCCAGCTGGTGTCGGGCTTGCTGGATCGTCAGACCGAACTGGCCCCCCGCGCGTCGTTGTTCGATCTGTCGGACAGTCTGGCCGCGTTGCTGGACGAAATGCAGGGCGAGGGTGTTCCGATTGACAAGGTCACCGGGCTGGATGTGTCCGACCAGTCGGGCCATTGGGAACGGGCCAAGACCTTTATCAAGATCGCCGAAACCTATCTGGGGCCGCGCACCGATCAGATGGACGGGCAGGCGCGGCACCGTGCGGTTGTGACTGCACTGATCGACCAATGGGAGCGCGAACCGCCGCAGCATCCGGTGATTGTTGCAGGCTCGACCGGATCGCGCGGCACGGTTCAGATGTTGATGCAGGCCGTGGCGCGGCTGCCGCAGGGGGCTGTGGTGTTGCCCGGCTTTGATTTCGACATGCCGCCCGAGGTGTGGTCGAACCTGTCCGACGGGCTGCTGGCCGAGGATCATCCGCAGTACCGCTTTCAAAGCATTGCGCGAGCGCTGGACATGCACGCCAACCAAGTCGCCGCATGGACGCAGACCCCGCCGCCCGATCCGGTGCGCAACAAGCTGGTGTCGCTGGCGCTGCGCCCTGCGCCTGTCACCGATGCCTGGCTGATCGAAGGGCCAAAACTGGACGGGCTGGACCGTGCACTGGACGGGGTCACGATGGTCAACGCCGAAACCCCGCGCGCCGAGGCGCTGGCGATTGCCATGCGGCTGCGTATGGCCGTCGAGCAGGGCAAGACGGCGGCGCTGATCACCCCCGACCGGATGCTGGGGCGGCAGGTGACTGCGGCGCTGGACCGTTGGGACATCCTGCCCGACGACAGCGCGGGCGTGCCGCTGCACCTGTCGCCTCCGGGGCGGCTGTTGCGGCACACCGCATCGCTGCTGCGCGACACATTGGACGCCGAGGCGCTGCTGACCTTGCTGAAGCACCCGCTGGTGCACAGCACGCCCACGCGCAACCAGCACCAGCTGAACACGCAGCGGCTGGAGCTGCAGATCCGCAAGGACGGCTTGCCCTATCCGACGCCCGACACTCTGATCGCCACCGCAAGCCGTGCGGTAGGGGACGGGGACGAGCGTGCGCGCATCACCGCATGGGCCGAATGGCTGGCCGCGACGGTCTGCGACAGGGACACCGCCGAGGATCACGCATTGTCCGACTGGGTCACCCTGCACCGCGACCTGACCGAGGCGCTGGCCGGTGGAGAGGAAGGCGCGGGAAGCGGCGGTCTGTGGGAGAAAAAAGCAGGCGCCGAGGCGCGGCGGATCATGGATGCGCTGGCGGACGAGGCCGCGCTGGGTGGTGCCATGTCGGCGGCGGATTATGCTGACCTGATCGGCGCGCTGCTGGCAGGCGGCGAAGTGCGCGACCGCGATGCACCCTTTGCCGGTGTGATGATCTGGGGCACGCTCGAGGCACGGGTTCAGGGCGCCGATCTGGTCATTCTGGGCGGCATGAACGACGGCACATGGCCCGAAGCCCCCGCACCCGATCCCTGGCTAAACCGCGTCATGCGTCACAAGGCCGGGCTGCTTCTGCCCGAACGGCGCATCGGGCTGGCCGCCCATGATTTCCAACAGGCCGTCGCCGCCCCAGAAGTCTGGATCACGCGCGCGGTGCGGTCGGACGACGCCGAAACGATTCCGTCGCGCTGGATCAACCGGATGCAGAACCTGCTGCTGGGTCTGCCGTCGCAGGGCGGACCCGATGCGTTGAAAGCCGCGCAGGCCCGCGGCGACGTCTGGCTGGCCAAGGCGCGAGCATTGGAAGAGGCGACTCTCGTGGACCCTGCGCCGCGCCCGTCACCACGCCCGCCCGTCGCGGCGCGACCCCGCACGCTGTACGTTACCGACATCCAGCGGCTGATCCGCGATCCCTATGCCGTCTATGCCAAGCATTGCCTGCGCCTGCGCCCGCTGAATCCGCTGGTTCAGGACGCCGATGCGCGGCTGCGCGGGATTGTTCTTCACGAGATCATGGAACGGTTCCTGCCGATGACGCTGACCGATCCATCGACGCTGACCGCAGCCCACCTGGTGCGGACCGCTGACGAAGTGCTGGCCGATGTGGTGCCGTGGCCCACGTTCCGCACCCTGTGGCAGGCGCGCATCGCCCGCGTGGCCGACTGGTTTGTCGCACAAGAAGCGGAACGGCGCAAAACCGCGACGCCGCTCGCGCTGGAAAAGGACGCGCAGGGCACTCTGCTGCTGGACGACATC from Pseudosulfitobacter sp. DSM 107133 encodes the following:
- a CDS encoding PAS-domain containing protein, with the protein product MPLIDIIIIAATALVSAVAVLGAIFWLGVRGSKPKIHLFNDISILFDRDLATHASPSALVALDCELETLTWSLMYDQLRHRFKDLPPDPALLPDGVHYIQALMRGDNGLLTMEKRGAVVELSLSAAVEYSIGHNERMQLLQAKIDTLERSSTSAPYPMWQKDGQGHILWKNEAYDQLARSVDYGEDTLPALFDDVLGSSPAPIHRRAAVTTQPDGKTHWFDASQQDIDGVTVAHAINIDAVIDAEVAQRNFVQTLAKTFAQLPIGLAIFDRKGQLALFNPALVELTRLPAEFLSAQPDLLSFFDRLRENRMMPEPKNYRTWRQDIADLIRAAADGRYHEIWTLESGQTYRVNGKPHPDHAVAFLIEDISAEVSVTRNFRAELDMSQSMMDALSEGLALFSPAGVLTLCNRSYSDMWGFDPEHSFSDITIGDSVKAWRDKCQPNAAWAAISDFVRSSGPRSEWSVEVLATDGKKILCTVTPVAGGATMIQFDLLRGDVSNRSKHLKIAVLGQTRNAI
- the tsaE gene encoding tRNA (adenosine(37)-N6)-threonylcarbamoyltransferase complex ATPase subunit type 1 TsaE, which produces MAADHFETLFANSNETATFAATLGLRLLPGDVILLDGPVGAGKTHLARALIRAILLVDEDVPSPTFTLVQTYDTQNGTLWHSDLYRLTSTFEIEELGLIDAFEDAICLIEWPDRLGTLAPKTALHLTLANTADTNARILHAQWSDPKWRDRLAGLDS
- a CDS encoding phosphotransferase — encoded protein: MSDRATRMAQFIADAGWQDAIRTTVAGDASNRRYDRLSRPNGETTILMDAPPDKGEDVRPFVHIANFLRAQNLSAPTILARDDTHGFLLLEDLGDDLFARVVKRDPALELPLYQAATDVLIALHSAIPPALGAYDSDTMTPLAALAFDWYQTGATGAVDAQEKARFSTAFRAALAPLDAVPPVLIQRDYHAENLLWLPGRDGIARVGLLDFQDAMAGHPAYDLVSVLQDARRDVPAEIETQMIARYIAASPQDATEFARAYALLGLQRNLRILGVFARLCIRDGKAHYVDLIPRVWGHIQTNLKHPDVAPLAGLLTGLPAPDATTLNRIKAQCATPQ
- a CDS encoding nucleotidyltransferase family protein; its protein translation is MRDPAVMIFAAGFGTRMRHLTQDRPKPMVPVAGRPLIDHALDMVQAITPDRIVANLHYLPEILETHLAGTGVQTVTETGAILETGGGLRNALPLLGDGPVFTVNPDAIWTGSNPLQALCAAWEPARMDALLMCVPVAQAVGYSGQGDFAIGPDGRLQRGQGAVYGGVQIIKTDMLAGITQDSFSLNVLWDMMLRDNRLFGITHTGRWCDVGHPEGIALAEAMLAADV
- the addB gene encoding double-strand break repair protein AddB: MFEPTDTPRLFGLPPGVDFPAALIDGLRDRLPETDPAAIARVDLIVNTTRMQRRLRTLFDAGPAGLLPRVHLVTGLDGLLTGPVPPPAVPALRRRLELIQLVSGLLDRQTELAPRASLFDLSDSLAALLDEMQGEGVPIDKVTGLDVSDQSGHWERAKTFIKIAETYLGPRTDQMDGQARHRAVVTALIDQWEREPPQHPVIVAGSTGSRGTVQMLMQAVARLPQGAVVLPGFDFDMPPEVWSNLSDGLLAEDHPQYRFQSIARALDMHANQVAAWTQTPPPDPVRNKLVSLALRPAPVTDAWLIEGPKLDGLDRALDGVTMVNAETPRAEALAIAMRLRMAVEQGKTAALITPDRMLGRQVTAALDRWDILPDDSAGVPLHLSPPGRLLRHTASLLRDTLDAEALLTLLKHPLVHSTPTRNQHQLNTQRLELQIRKDGLPYPTPDTLIATASRAVGDGDERARITAWAEWLAATVCDRDTAEDHALSDWVTLHRDLTEALAGGEEGAGSGGLWEKKAGAEARRIMDALADEAALGGAMSAADYADLIGALLAGGEVRDRDAPFAGVMIWGTLEARVQGADLVILGGMNDGTWPEAPAPDPWLNRVMRHKAGLLLPERRIGLAAHDFQQAVAAPEVWITRAVRSDDAETIPSRWINRMQNLLLGLPSQGGPDALKAAQARGDVWLAKARALEEATLVDPAPRPSPRPPVAARPRTLYVTDIQRLIRDPYAVYAKHCLRLRPLNPLVQDADARLRGIVLHEIMERFLPMTLTDPSTLTAAHLVRTADEVLADVVPWPTFRTLWQARIARVADWFVAQEAERRKTATPLALEKDAQGTLLLDDIGMTIACRADRIDETGDGSAILYDYKTGSAPKPAVQQHFDKQLLIEAAILEEGGFKSVGMRPVAGAIYIGLGSTPEEVAAPLLDEPPEKTLEDLRALLGAYLDPEKGFTARRAPRSELNEEDYDQLARYGEWDTGTKPTPEDVT